A segment of the Effusibacillus pohliae DSM 22757 genome:
TACGACGTCGAAGTGGTGGTCAGCATCGACATGATCGCATGCACGTGATCGGGATTGACCAAACCTTCTTTCACGTTGAGCACAGAACTTTGCGTCATCGAGCCACCCAGCTTGTGCACCGAAGTGGCAGCCATGTCCGCGCCCGCTTGCATGGCAGACAAGGGCAATTTTTCGTGAAAATGGATGTGTACGCCATGCGCCTCATCCACAATCACCGGTACGCCTCGTTCATGCGCCAGGTCGACGATCGACTTGAGGTCGCAGGCAACCCCAAAGTAGGTGGGATTGATCAGCAGCACCCCTTTCGCGTCCGGATGCTGGTCGAGCGTGCGGCGAACCGTGTCATACGACACTCCGTGCGCGATTCCGAGATTTTGGTCCAGTTCCGGATGCATAAACACCGGTTCCGCTCCCGCCAAAATGATCGCAGCCGATACGGACTTGTGGACATTGCGCGGCACCAGCAGCTTGTCCCCCGGTCCCACCACCGACATCACCATTGTCATGATCGCGCCCGATGTACCCTGCACCGAGAAAAACGTATAGTCAGCGCCAAACGCTTTGGCCGCCAGTTCCTGCGCTTCCCGGATCATCCCTTTCGGATTGTGCAGGTCATCCAACGGCGCAATATTGATTAAATCGATCGACAGCGCGTTCTCTCCGATAAAATCGCGGAACTCCTTCGCCATCCCGGCCCCTTTTTTATGGCCCGGAATGTGAAACTGGATCGGATTCTTCTGCGCGTGTTCGACAAGCGTGGTGAACAGAGGCGTGCGCTCTTGTTCATTTGCGTTCAATTCAACTTCCCAACCTTTCTCAAAAAACTTGGCATCCGCCAAGCGATTGGCGCAGGGGAATGCCACAGTCGGCAGTTGCACCTGAAAACATACAGCAGTTAGTATAGCAAAAGCTGGTCCATCGCGAAAGTAAAAAAATACAAACCGCCGGCAGCGGTTTGCATCTGCATTAAAAATAACTTCTGGCGCCTATATAATGCGCTGTCCAATAGGGGTTGGACAGGGAGGAAATCGTCACTCCTTTTGACGAACTGGCATGGATGAACGTTCCGTCTCCCAGGTAAATCCCGACATGGGACGGACCCGGTTTGTACGTGCTGAAAAACACCAGATCGCCTGCTTCCAGCTGGCTCTTCGGTACCGGCACGCCTGCATTGAACTGCTCTTCCGACACGCGGGGCAGCGTCAATCCGTTTCGGGCAAATACGTAACCGGTAAATCCGGAGCAATCAAATCCAGTCGGGGACTGTCCACCCCAAACGTACGGAACTCCTATGTACCGTTGGGCCGTTCCCGCAATCCGCGCCTGCAGCAGCCGCTTTTCCAGCGCTCGGAACGTTTGCGGCCCGACGATCCCGTCTACGTCCAAGCCGCTGGCCTGCTGGAAGCGGATCACCGCATCCTTCGTCAGCGGACCATAGTATCCAGTAGCGGTCGCTGTGAAATACCCGAGTTCTTTCAGTTCCGTCTGCAGTGTCTGCACGTCGTTGCCGGACATCCCGAATTTCAGGATCGTATCGCCAAATGCGGCCTCCGCCCGGCCCGGCAACTGGACCGCAACGAAAATGGCAGCAGCCACTGTAATCGTCCTCCACAACTTCGCGTGCTTGTTCATCTTTGGCTTCTCCTCCCTGTTTCCCTTGATGTGGCAACCTGTCTCGGTTTTTATTGTAATAGGGAGAAGATTCAAAGAATAGCTGAAAATATTGGAAATATTCTAAAACCTAGAACCCCTTTCAGCAACCACTGCGCCGTCAAACAGCGGTTGCGACAATAAAGGAAGTAAACGAACTCTCTCTTTACGCAGTTGCCTATGAA
Coding sequences within it:
- a CDS encoding aminotransferase class I/II-fold pyridoxal phosphate-dependent enzyme, whose product is MNANEQERTPLFTTLVEHAQKNPIQFHIPGHKKGAGMAKEFRDFIGENALSIDLINIAPLDDLHNPKGMIREAQELAAKAFGADYTFFSVQGTSGAIMTMVMSVVGPGDKLLVPRNVHKSVSAAIILAGAEPVFMHPELDQNLGIAHGVSYDTVRRTLDQHPDAKGVLLINPTYFGVACDLKSIVDLAHERGVPVIVDEAHGVHIHFHEKLPLSAMQAGADMAATSVHKLGGSMTQSSVLNVKEGLVNPDHVHAIMSMLTTTSTSYLLLASLDVARKHLAIHGRELIDQAIELAEYARAEINRIEGLYCFGREILHNSSVYDMDPLKLTISVKKLGLTGYDVEQMLREEFNIEVELSDLYNILCVVTLGDTRDNIDALLHALRRIAERHMYRTGKQVIQVHLPEMPKLAMSPRQAFYSLTEVVRLDEAVGRTFAELVMAYPPGIPILLPGEIVTRENVNYIRELMKAGLPVQGPDDPDIEYVKVVKQT
- a CDS encoding C40 family peptidase encodes the protein MNKHAKLWRTITVAAAIFVAVQLPGRAEAAFGDTILKFGMSGNDVQTLQTELKELGYFTATATGYYGPLTKDAVIRFQQASGLDVDGIVGPQTFRALEKRLLQARIAGTAQRYIGVPYVWGGQSPTGFDCSGFTGYVFARNGLTLPRVSEEQFNAGVPVPKSQLEAGDLVFFSTYKPGPSHVGIYLGDGTFIHASSSKGVTISSLSNPYWTAHYIGARSYF